In a genomic window of Thalassophryne amazonica chromosome 12, fThaAma1.1, whole genome shotgun sequence:
- the LOC117521622 gene encoding gastrula zinc finger protein XlCGF52.1-like encodes MLDLVKKEEILPEQKELNLSVDQKGIKEEQEELCTNQERQLLDQLEQAAVTTIPFTAVPVKAENEEKPLTSQGHQTSGFNCLNNSDTSVGNSRCNDARKQFNCSECGKAFGYVSNSKQRKRIQASENIFRCLECNKRCTHIGNMKTHSTSDTGKKLFGCSVCGKRFGQKGNLYTHMKIHTGEKPFVCFECGKIFGQKSSLNRHMQSHTGEKSFVCCQCGKRFGQKSSVKTHMRIHTGERPFVCSECGKIFGQKSCLKSHMRIHTGEKPFVCFQCGKRFGQKSCLKTHMRSHTGEKPFICSECGKILGQKSALNRHMRIHTGERPFICSECGKRFGQKSCLSRHMRIHKGKKPFVCSECGESFGQKRCMYTHMKIHTGKKIDGCSDCGKTFGRKSDLNRHMRIHRGE; translated from the coding sequence ATGCTGGACCtggtaaaaaaagaagaaatcctTCCTGAACAAAAGGAgttgaatctgagtgttgaccagaagggcattaaagaggaacaagagGAACTCTGCACAAATCAGGAGAGACAACTACTTGACCAGCTGGAACAGGCTGCTGTCACTACGATACCCTTTACAGCTGTTCCTGTGAAGGCAGAAAATGAAGAAAAGCCATTGACATCACAGGGTCATCAAACCTCAGGTTTTAACTGCCTAAACAACAGTGATACTTCTGTTGGCAATAGCAGGTGTAATGATGCTAGGAAGCAGTTTAATTGCTCTGAATGTGGAAAAGCATTTGGTTATGTGAGCAACTCAAAGCAACGCAAGAGAATTCAAGCAAGTGAGAATATCTTTAGATGTCTTGAGTGTAATAAAAGGTGCACACACATAGGTAATATGAAGACACACTCAACCAGTGATACAGGAAAAAAACTATTTGGCTGCTCCgtatgtggtaaaagatttgggcaAAAGGGCAATCTGTAtacacacatgaaaattcatacaggtgaaaaaccatttgtctgttttgaATGTGGTAAAATATTTGGACAGAAAAGTTCactgaacagacacatgcagagtcatacaggagagaaatcaTTTGTCTGTTGtcaatgtggtaaaagatttgggcaAAAAAGCAGTGTGaaaacacacatgagaattcatacaggagaaagaccatttgtctgttctgagtgtggtaaaatatttggacaaaaaagcTGTCTGAAATCACATATGaggattcatacaggagagaaaccatttgtatGTTTTCagtgtggcaaaagatttggGCAAAAAAGCTGTCTCAAAACACATATGAGaagtcatacaggagagaaaccattcatctgttctgagtgtggtaaaatacTTGGACAAAAAAGcgctctgaacagacacatgagaattcacacaggagagaGACCATTCATCTGTTCAGAGTGTGGTAAACGTTTTGGGCAAAAAAGCTGTCTGAgcagacacatgagaattcataagggaaagaaaccatttgtctgttcagaGTGTGGTGAAAGTTTTGGACAAAAAAGATGTATGTATACCCATATGAAAATTCATACAGGAAAGAAAATAGATGGCTGTTCTGATTGTGGTAAAACATTTGGGCGAAAAAGTGATCTGAACAGACATATGAGAATTCATAGAGGAGAGTAA